In one window of Henckelia pumila isolate YLH828 chromosome 1, ASM3356847v2, whole genome shotgun sequence DNA:
- the LOC140874705 gene encoding pentatricopeptide repeat-containing protein At3g23020: MLAKFQHSDANCLHIFNSIKATPPSVGASVTPPFKKSNNQNNEEQRKQVLQYPSVGKNAKKNGFLGNPRGRFEKNGSFEDSLRAQGGVFNGKNGGLVEAAVSREDSVVNPDGGAKIDGNFGVNLRSSGGVIVEEIVHAKCSTKWRRYGGCIPAMLEALEDVEDLDEALKHWALNLTNKERSILLKEQLRWERAMEIFEWFKRKGCYEVNVIHYNIMLRILGKAREWCKIERLWGEMVVRGIKPINSTYGTLIDVYSKGGLREEAIKWLELMKERGMEPDEVTMGTVVQMYKKAGEFDTAEEFFKKWSVSERVVNESRISRSKAGAKGDSGANACLSAYTYNTLIDTYGKAGKLQEASETFEIMLKEEIVPTTVTFNTMIHMYGNNGQLVEVASLMKKMEEVNCSPDTRTFNILISLHAKHDNIEMASMYLKKMKVASLEPDAVTYRTLLYAFSIRQMCNEAEDLILEMDERGLEIDEFTQSSLTRMYIESGMLESSWAWFERFHTAGTMSSECYSANIDAFGERGHVLEAEKIFNCCLEKKRSSVLEFNVMIKAYSISKKFEQACCLFDSMDNYGVIPDRCSYNSLVQMLSSSDLPQKATFYLTRMQQAGLVLDCVPYCAVILSYSKLGQVDMAVSLYELMVGYGIKPDTIVFGVLINAFADTGSVKQAKNYVNAMRDFDLPVNDVICKSLIKLYTKVGFLEEAREAYKALQSFEAGVDSYSSNCMIDLYSERSMISEAERIFKNLIQSGNANEFSHAMMLRMYKRNGRFVEAFVIARKMREQGLMTDLLSFNNVLGLYASDGRFKEAAATFDEMLKSDVQPDNSTFKTLRIVLLKCGVPTSAVNNLELIRKKDVQKGLQAWTSTLHSVIGPNDHSDDCIDSI, translated from the exons ATGTTAGCTAAGTTTCAGCATTCAGACGCCAACTGTTTACACATATTTAATTCCATAAAGGCCACACCACCAAGTGTGGGAGCTTCAGTCACTCCACCCTTCAagaaatcaaataatcaaaacaacgaggagcagCGCAAACAAGTTCTGCAGTATCCCAGTGTTGGGAAAAATGCCAAGAAGAATGGTTTTTTGGGGAACCCACGTGGTAGATTTGAGAAAAATGGTAGCTTTGAGGATAGTTTACGAGCTCAAGGTGGTGTCTTTAATGGAAAAAATGGAGGGTTAGTTGAAGCGGCAGTGTCGCGGGAAGATTCAGTGGTAAATCCTGATGGTGGGGCTAAGATTGACGGGAATTTTGGGGTGAATTTGAGGTCTTCAGGTGGTGTTATTG TGGAGGAAATAGTGCATGCCAAGTGTTCGACGAAATGGAGGAGATATGGGGGGTGTATTCCTGCGATGTTGGAAGCTCTGGAGGATGTGGAGGACTTGGATGAGGCATTAAAGCATTGGGCATTGAACTTGACTAACAAAGAAAGGAGCATACTTTTGAAAGAGCAGTTGCGGTGGGAAAGGGCTATGGAGATTTTCGAGTGGTTTAAAAGGAAAGGATGTTATGAAGTGAACGTTATTCATTACAACATAATGCTCAGGATTCTCGGGAAAGCGCGGGAGTGGTGTAAGATTGAGAGATTGTGGGGCGAAATGGTGGTGAGGGGTATCAAGCCTATAAATTCGACTTATGGAACTTTGATTGATGTGTATAGCAAAGGTGGGCTAAGGGAGGAAGCAATCAAGTGGTTAGAACTGATGAAAGAACGTGGAATGGAGCCAGATGAAGTGACCATGGGGACAGTGGTTCAAATGTATAAGAAGGCGGGGGAGTTCGATACGGCTGAGGAGTTTTTCAAGAAATGGTCAGTCAGTGAGCGGGTGGTGAATGAGAGTAGAATATCCAGGAGCAAAGCTGGTGCTAAAGGTGATTCAGGAGCAAATGCGTGTTTGAGCGCGTACACGTATAATACGTTGATCGACACATATGGAAAAGCCGGGAAACTTCAAGAAGCAAGTGAGACTTTTGAAATAATGCTTAAAGAAGAGATTGTGCCCACCACAGTGACTTTCAATACTATGATACACATGTATGGTAATAATGGTCAGCTAGTGGAAGTTGCTTCTCTGATGAAGAAAATGGAGGAGGTTAACTGCTCTCCCGATACCCGAACATTCAACATTCTCATCTCCCTTCACGCTAAGCACGATAACATAGAAATGGCATCAATGTATTTGAAGAAGATGAAAGTTGCTTCTCTTGAACCAGATGCTGTCACTTATCGAACTCTCCTTTATGCATTCTCGATAAGGCAAATGTGTAATGAAGCCGAGGATCTTATTTTGGAGATGGATGAAAGAGGATTAGAGATTGATGAATTTACACAATCTTCTTTGACTCGAATGTACATAGAATCTGGGATGTTGGAATCATCGTGGGCGTGGTTCGAGAGATTCCACACTGCTGGGACCATGAGTTCTGAATGTTACTCGGCCAACATCGATGCTTTTGGTGAAAGGGGGCATGTCTTGGAAGCTGAGAAAATTTTCAACTGTTGCCTAGAGAAGAAAAGATCGAGTGTCCTTGAGTTTAATGTGATGATAAAAGCGTACAGCATCAGCAAGAAATTTGAACAAGCCTGCTGCTTATTCGATAGTATGGACAACTATGGTGTCATTCCTGATAGATGTAGCTACAATTCCCTCGTACAAATGCTTTCCAGCTCAGACCTGCCGCAAAAGGCTACTTTCTATCTTACAAGAATGCAACAGGCTGGATTGGTGCTCGATTGTGTCCCATATTGTGCTGTGATATTGAGTTATTCAAAGTTAGGCCAGGTGGACATGGCCGTAAGTTTATACGAACTGATGGTTGGATATGGCATAAAACCAGACACCATTGTTTTCGGTGTCCTAATAAATGCTTTTGCAGACACAGGAAGCGTAAAACAAGCTAAAAATTATGTAAATGCCATGAGAGACTTTGACTTGCCTGTAAATGATGTCATATGCAAGTCTTTAATTAAGCTATATACGAAAGTAGGATTTTTGGAGGAAGCTCGAGAAGCATATAAGGCGCTGCAATCATTTGAGGCAGGTGTGGACTCATACTCCTCGAATTGCATGATTGATCTCTATAGTGAGAGATCAATGATATCCGAAGCAGAAAGAATTTTCAAGAACCTGATCCAATCTGGGAATGCTAACGAATTTTCCCATGCTATGATGCTGCGAATGTACAAGAGAAATGGGAGATTTGTGGAAGCATTTGTTATTGCGCGAAAAATGAGGGAACAAGGACTCATGACCGACTTGTTGAGTTTTAATAATGTACTTGGATTGTATGCATCTGATGGGCGCTTTAAGGAGGCAGCAGCAACTTTTGATGAGATGCTGAAATCTGATGTTCAACCGGACAATTCAACGTTCAAAACCCTCAGGATCGTTCTCTTGAAATGTGGAGTTCCAACTAGTGCAGTTAACAATCTTGAACTGATTAGGAAGAAGGATGTTCAAAAGGGTTTGCAAGCATGGACTTCAACTCTTCATTCCGTCATCGGCCCAAATGATCATAGTGATGATTGTATAGATAGCATTTAG